In Pristiophorus japonicus isolate sPriJap1 chromosome 2, sPriJap1.hap1, whole genome shotgun sequence, one genomic interval encodes:
- the LOC139228705 gene encoding zinc finger protein 239-like: MVPGKCNPTQLDDIEFVQPIKSASALSKSNPRHKVTRTTEKLWKCGDCGKGFSSPSHLETHRRSHTGERPFTCHMCGKGFTFPSNLTEHQRVHTGERPFTCSDCGKGFTQLTNLQSHQRVHTGERPFTCTTCDKGFTCSSHLTEHKRVHNGERPFVCSVCGKGFMKSSHHLRHQSVHMAERPFTCSVCGKGFTRSRSVTEHQRAHTRERPFTCSVWERIHFFMPPHCAPTCSVIRDHLNVLTVR; this comes from the exons atggtaccaggcaagtgcaatcccacccagctggacgacattgAGTTTGTTCAGCCCATTAAGTCTGCGtctgctctttcgaagagcaatcca agacacaaggtcacccgcaccacggagaaactgtggaaatgtggggactgtgggaagggattcagttccccatcTCATCTGGAAacacatcgacgcagtcacaccggggagagaccattcacctgccacatgtgtgggaagggattcacttttcCATccaacctcactgaacaccagcgggttcacactggggagaggccgttcacgtgctctgactgtgggaagggattcactcaattaaccAACCtccagtcacaccagcgagttcacactggggagaggccattcacctgcaccACGTGTgataagggattcacttgttcttcCCACCTCACTGAACATAAGCGTGTTCACAATGGAGAGAGGCCGTtcgtctgctctgtgtgtgggaaaggattcatgaaATCATCTCACCATCTGAGACATCAGTCTGTTCATATggcagagaggccgttcacctgctctgtgtgtgggaagggattcacgcgtTCACGGAGTGTCACTGAACACCAGCGCGctcacaccagggagaggccattcacctgctctgtgtgggaaaggattcacttttTCATGCCACCTCACTGTGCACCAACTTGTTCAGTGATaagagaccatttaaatgttctgactgtgagatga